In Micromonospora sp. WMMA1363, a genomic segment contains:
- a CDS encoding DNA polymerase IV: MGRSQSLPRGGDPRFGSDADDSGCSMLHVDMDAFFASVEVRRRPELRGRPVVVGGAGPRGVVSSASYEARRYGVRSAMPIMRARALCPQAVFLPPDLPAYTAASRAVMQIFREVTPLVEPLSLDEAFLDVAGARRLFGPPAVIARLVRERVAREQELTCSVGVAPSKFVAKLGSTRAKPDGLLVVPTARVLDFLHPLPVAALWGVGERSAETLHRLGLTTVGELARAPIGMLRQALGEAAARHLRELAWGRDARRIALEQVEKSIGAEVTFDVDVVDPQEIRRALLGLAERVGGRLRRAGQVGRTVSLKVRLADFRTVSRSRTLDVPTDVGREMFDTAWALWTALDPTEPIRLVGVRAEGLSAARETPRQLALGAPERGWREAEAAADAAAARFGRSVIGPASLLRVRDPRPDENQSRP; the protein is encoded by the coding sequence ATGGGCCGCAGCCAGTCGTTGCCCCGGGGCGGCGATCCGCGCTTCGGGTCGGACGCCGACGATTCCGGCTGCTCGATGCTGCACGTCGACATGGACGCGTTCTTCGCCTCGGTGGAGGTGCGCCGCCGACCGGAGCTGCGCGGGCGGCCGGTCGTGGTCGGCGGGGCCGGGCCGCGCGGGGTGGTCAGTTCGGCGAGCTACGAGGCTCGGCGATACGGCGTACGCAGCGCCATGCCGATCATGCGGGCCCGGGCGCTCTGCCCGCAGGCGGTGTTCCTGCCGCCCGACTTGCCCGCGTACACGGCCGCCTCCAGAGCTGTCATGCAGATCTTCCGGGAGGTCACCCCGCTGGTCGAGCCGCTCTCCCTGGACGAGGCGTTCCTCGACGTGGCCGGTGCCCGGCGGCTGTTCGGCCCACCGGCCGTGATCGCCCGGCTGGTCCGCGAGCGGGTGGCGCGGGAGCAGGAGCTCACCTGTTCGGTCGGGGTGGCGCCGAGCAAGTTCGTGGCGAAGCTCGGCTCGACCCGGGCCAAACCGGACGGCCTGCTGGTCGTCCCGACCGCCCGGGTGCTCGACTTCCTGCACCCGCTGCCGGTGGCGGCGCTGTGGGGGGTGGGGGAGCGCTCCGCCGAGACGTTGCACCGGCTCGGTCTGACCACCGTCGGTGAGCTGGCGCGGGCACCGATCGGGATGCTGCGGCAGGCGCTCGGCGAGGCGGCCGCCCGTCACCTGCGCGAGCTGGCATGGGGGCGGGACGCGCGCCGGATCGCCCTCGAGCAGGTGGAGAAGTCGATCGGCGCCGAGGTGACGTTCGACGTCGACGTGGTCGACCCCCAGGAGATCCGGCGGGCTCTGCTCGGGCTCGCCGAGAGGGTCGGCGGCCGGCTGCGCCGCGCCGGGCAGGTGGGCCGGACGGTCTCGCTGAAGGTGCGCCTGGCAGACTTTCGCACCGTCAGCCGCTCCCGTACCCTTGACGTGCCCACCGATGTCGGTCGGGAGATGTTCGACACGGCTTGGGCGCTCTGGACCGCCCTCGACCCGACGGAGCCGATCCGGCTGGTCGGCGTCCGGGCCGAGGGTCTTTCGGCGGCGCGGGAGACCCCGCGGCAACTCGCCCTCGGCGCGCCGGAACGGGGCTGGCGGGAGGCGGAAGCTGCCGCTGACGCCGCTGCTGCCCGTTTCGGGCGGTCCGTCATAGGTCCCGCAAGTCTGCTCCGAGTCCGGGATCCACGTCCAGACGAAAATCAGAGTCGACCATAG
- a CDS encoding MoxR family ATPase — MSQQTWDEVGGLLPHDKFRAASDAIVANIEQVIEGKTATVRLALAVLLAEGHLLIEDVPGVGKTKLAKALARSIDCSVRRIQFTPDLLPSDVTGVSVYNQETHDFEFRPGAVFANLVVGDEINRASPKTQSALLECMEERQVTVDGVTYQLQTPFMVIATQNPIEMEGTYPLPEAQRDRFTARIAMGYPDAGAELAMLDGHGATDPMQGLRPVSDADTVRQLIGHVRQVHVADAVKQYAVDLVTATREAPDLRLGASPRATLQLLRTARAVAALDGRDYVLPDDLQVLAVPVLAHRIIPTADAQLARRTTDAIVSDLVHRLPLPHERRRSPYDTRPATGSARAPYEPRRP; from the coding sequence GTGAGTCAACAGACCTGGGACGAGGTCGGCGGTCTGCTGCCACACGACAAGTTCCGCGCCGCCAGTGACGCCATCGTGGCGAACATCGAACAGGTCATCGAGGGCAAGACGGCCACCGTCCGGCTTGCCCTGGCGGTGCTGCTCGCCGAGGGTCATCTACTCATCGAGGACGTGCCCGGGGTGGGCAAGACCAAGCTGGCCAAGGCCCTCGCACGGTCGATCGACTGTTCGGTCCGGCGCATCCAGTTCACCCCCGACCTGCTGCCCAGCGACGTGACCGGGGTCAGCGTCTACAACCAGGAGACGCACGACTTCGAGTTCCGCCCCGGTGCCGTCTTCGCCAACCTGGTCGTCGGCGACGAGATCAACCGGGCCTCGCCGAAGACCCAGTCGGCGCTGCTGGAGTGTATGGAGGAGCGACAGGTCACCGTCGACGGGGTGACCTACCAGCTCCAGACGCCGTTCATGGTGATCGCGACGCAGAACCCGATCGAGATGGAGGGCACGTACCCGCTACCCGAGGCGCAACGGGACCGGTTCACCGCCCGGATCGCCATGGGGTACCCGGACGCCGGCGCCGAGCTGGCGATGCTCGACGGGCACGGCGCCACCGACCCGATGCAGGGGCTGCGGCCGGTCTCCGACGCCGACACGGTCCGGCAGCTCATCGGGCACGTCCGGCAGGTGCACGTCGCCGACGCGGTCAAGCAGTACGCGGTGGATCTGGTCACCGCCACCCGCGAGGCACCCGACCTGCGCCTCGGCGCCTCCCCGCGGGCCACCCTCCAGCTGTTGCGCACCGCCCGCGCGGTCGCCGCGCTCGATGGGCGCGACTACGTCCTCCCCGACGACCTGCAGGTGCTGGCCGTGCCGGTGCTGGCACACCGGATCATCCCGACCGCCGACGCGCAGCTGGCCCGGCGGACCACCGACGCGATCGTCTCCGACCTGGTGCACCGCCTGCCGTTGCCACACGAGCGGCGGCGTTCACCGTACGACACCCGGCCGGCCACCGGCAGCGCTCGCGCCCCGTACGAGCCGCGGAGGCCGTGA
- a CDS encoding DUF58 domain-containing protein, with protein MRDGLRGLTTRGRSFFAAAVAAAISAAILGEKDLLRVAVLLAVLPLLAAWYVGRSRYKLACHRSLDPHRVPVGASSRVVLRLQNLSRLPTGTLLLEDRLPYALGSRPRVVLDRLGANQASSVAYTVRADVRGRYEVGPLVVRMTDPFGLCELTRSFPSTDRLTVIPQVTPLPMIRLPGEYAGSGDSRARSVAVHGEDDTATREYRMGDDLRRVHWKSTARTGELMVRREEQPWESRATVLLDTRAYGHCGDGPTASFEWAVSAAASIAVHLRQGGYKLRLVTGSGTDIDATEVTGGGLLLDHLADVRLDQRVEIATLVQRVRQRSDGGLIIGLFGSLSTTEAELLAALRGNGATCVAFLLDSSTWLNLPTKARAEADHAHGIAALALLQSGWRVVGVDHGARLPALWPQAARGSQGFAVRAALAETVAGGMR; from the coding sequence GTGCGCGACGGGCTGCGCGGGCTGACCACCCGCGGCCGTTCGTTCTTCGCGGCAGCGGTCGCCGCGGCGATCTCGGCCGCGATTCTCGGTGAGAAGGACCTGCTGCGGGTGGCCGTGCTGCTCGCCGTTCTTCCGCTGCTAGCCGCGTGGTATGTGGGGCGCAGCCGCTACAAGCTGGCCTGCCACCGGTCGCTGGACCCACACCGGGTGCCGGTCGGCGCCAGCTCCCGGGTGGTGCTGCGTTTGCAGAACCTGTCCCGGCTGCCCACCGGCACCCTGCTGTTGGAGGATCGGCTGCCGTACGCGCTGGGCAGCCGCCCCCGGGTGGTGCTCGACCGGCTCGGCGCCAACCAGGCCAGCTCGGTGGCGTACACGGTGCGGGCCGACGTGCGCGGGCGGTACGAGGTCGGCCCGCTGGTGGTCCGGATGACCGACCCGTTCGGCCTGTGCGAGCTGACCCGATCCTTCCCCAGCACCGACCGGCTGACGGTGATCCCGCAGGTCACCCCGCTACCCATGATCCGTCTCCCCGGCGAGTACGCGGGCAGCGGCGACAGCCGGGCCCGGTCCGTGGCGGTGCACGGCGAGGACGACACGGCCACCCGGGAGTACCGGATGGGTGACGACCTGCGCCGGGTGCACTGGAAGTCGACCGCCCGCACCGGTGAGTTGATGGTGCGCCGCGAGGAGCAGCCCTGGGAGAGTCGGGCCACCGTCCTGCTCGACACCCGGGCGTACGGGCACTGCGGCGACGGTCCCACTGCCAGCTTCGAGTGGGCGGTCTCGGCCGCCGCGAGCATCGCCGTACACCTGCGTCAGGGCGGTTACAAGCTGCGGCTGGTGACCGGCTCCGGCACCGACATCGACGCGACGGAGGTGACCGGCGGCGGCCTACTCCTCGATCACCTCGCCGACGTACGTCTCGACCAGCGCGTCGAGATCGCCACGCTGGTGCAGCGGGTCCGGCAGCGCTCCGACGGCGGCCTGATCATCGGCCTGTTCGGGTCGCTGAGCACCACCGAGGCCGAGCTGCTGGCCGCGCTACGCGGCAACGGGGCGACCTGCGTCGCGTTCCTGCTGGACAGCTCGACCTGGCTCAACCTGCCCACCAAGGCCCGGGCCGAGGCCGACCACGCCCACGGCATCGCCGCGCTCGCGCTGTTGCAGAGTGGGTGGCGGGTGGTCGGCGTTGACCACGGTGCCCGGCTGCCCGCACTGTGGCCACAGGCCGCGCGAGGTTCGCAGGGCTTCGCCGTCCGGGCGGCCCTCGCCGAGACGGTTGCCGGCGGCATGCGATGA
- a CDS encoding nucleotide pyrophosphatase/phosphodiesterase family protein has translation MTGVRPLETVAPRYGAASLADVLPAALAVLGVPGATDVLGLTGALAGVRRIAVLLVDGLGWYQIPTAAPYAPTLAGLAATVGRPLTSGFPSTTPTSLVTLGTGAAPGVHGVLGFTLRVPGTDRVLNHIDWAGEPEPLRWQPVPTQLERARAAGVHVTVVSRPEFGGSGLTLAANRGGDYRGAAGVDALGREMLAALAAGAGPTLVSGYHPDLDRHGHLSGVDSMPWRAAAAEVDQLLAHLVDGLPPDAALLVTADHGQLDVPAAHRFDLDTDPRLRDGVAVVAGEPRVRYLHVAPGARDDVLATWSAVLGGAARVRTREQFVAAGWFGPVPEAHLSRIGDVVVVCNTTYAVLATRSEPPMASRLVAYHGADTAAEMTIPLLVVRG, from the coding sequence ATGACCGGCGTCAGGCCGCTGGAGACCGTCGCCCCCCGGTACGGCGCGGCGAGCCTCGCCGACGTCCTGCCCGCGGCGCTCGCCGTGCTCGGGGTGCCCGGTGCCACCGACGTGCTCGGTCTCACCGGGGCGCTGGCCGGCGTGCGTCGGATCGCGGTGCTGCTCGTCGACGGCCTCGGTTGGTACCAGATACCGACCGCCGCACCGTACGCGCCGACCCTGGCCGGCCTTGCCGCGACCGTGGGCCGGCCGCTTACCTCCGGTTTCCCCTCCACGACCCCGACCAGCCTGGTGACCCTGGGCACCGGCGCCGCGCCCGGCGTGCACGGCGTGCTCGGGTTCACCCTGCGGGTACCCGGGACCGACCGGGTGCTCAACCACATCGACTGGGCCGGCGAGCCGGAGCCGCTGCGCTGGCAGCCGGTCCCCACCCAGTTGGAGCGGGCGCGGGCCGCCGGCGTCCACGTGACGGTGGTGAGCCGGCCCGAGTTCGGCGGCAGCGGGTTGACCCTGGCGGCCAATCGTGGCGGCGACTACCGGGGGGCAGCCGGCGTCGACGCGCTGGGCCGGGAGATGCTCGCCGCCCTGGCCGCCGGCGCCGGGCCCACCCTGGTCTCCGGCTACCATCCCGACCTGGACCGGCACGGCCATCTCAGTGGCGTCGACTCGATGCCCTGGCGGGCCGCCGCCGCCGAGGTGGACCAGCTGCTGGCCCACCTCGTGGACGGCCTGCCGCCGGACGCCGCGCTGCTGGTCACCGCCGACCACGGGCAGCTCGACGTGCCCGCCGCGCACCGGTTCGACCTGGACACCGACCCGCGCCTGCGGGACGGGGTGGCCGTGGTCGCCGGTGAACCCCGCGTCCGTTACCTGCACGTGGCGCCGGGTGCCCGGGACGACGTGCTGGCCACCTGGTCCGCGGTGCTCGGCGGCGCGGCGCGCGTGCGCACGCGCGAGCAGTTCGTGGCTGCCGGCTGGTTCGGTCCGGTGCCCGAGGCGCATCTGAGCCGGATCGGGGACGTGGTGGTGGTCTGCAACACCACCTACGCCGTGCTGGCCACCCGGTCGGAGCCGCCGATGGCGAGCCGGCTGGTCGCGTACCACGGGGCGGACACCGCGGCGGAGATGACGATCCCGCTGCTGGTGGTGCGGGGCTGA
- a CDS encoding DUF3488 and transglutaminase-like domain-containing protein, translating into MIAHRNLGLVAAAATLLAAAPLSAIFERWTWLVQSTIAVAVVATVAALTRLGRLPLWGQTLGMLAGLTLALGWLFPSGSELFKVVPTPATFGYFASLADASLVDIRSYGVKVPDTDPLLFITVLGVGGVAVLVDLVAVGLRRPALAGLPMLAIYSVPVAVYVDSVPPVPFVVGAAGYLWLLVTDNVDRVRRFGRRFTGDGRGVDVWESSPLSAAGRRLAAVGVVLAVVVPLAPLPGMNASLLDTLGSGTGAGTDRPGQGNSPDRIDLFATLSGQLNQSEVADLVKVTTDEPNPFYLRFGVADKLRPDGFRASNPTGRAVLPDPPERTRPGVERNTYSATVEVTKNLAMPYLPVYREPLRVEGLSGNWYYDKNLQVFFSNRESSRDRRYAFEYVRTAYTPAALRQARPLPPDHSLRRQTVTPHVPEVDALVETLLRGKTTEYDKVRAVYDYFSAENGFSYALSTEGGTSGEDIVNFLTNKAGFCQQYAAAMAWLVRAADVPARVAFGFTNGVNSGGGTYTLTNRNLHAWTEVYFDGFGWVPFDATPAYGVQGAARSAWAPDTDAPEGTAPGPSTAGGPAGPESTAGPERRLDGQEDVSSGLSATPGTPIRSTPIWVWWAAGVLALLALLAVPALRRLALRRRRSGGRAPAPVTGAAAAPAGGRRMVVLADADRARVDAHTAWDELLDTLVDFRVRIDRAETPRATADRLARETLAGDTAATAAVRLLGQAEERARYARDPLTGEPLPRALRHVRAALATRADRRTRLLAATLPPSVLLRWRVATTDRSARLVTMHGRLRYAVLRWNPRRLLANRFAR; encoded by the coding sequence ATGATCGCCCACCGGAACCTGGGCCTTGTCGCGGCCGCCGCGACGCTACTCGCCGCGGCGCCGCTGTCGGCCATCTTCGAGCGCTGGACGTGGCTGGTCCAGTCGACCATCGCGGTCGCGGTGGTGGCCACGGTGGCGGCGCTGACCCGGCTGGGCCGGCTGCCGCTGTGGGGGCAGACGCTCGGCATGCTGGCCGGTCTGACGCTCGCCCTGGGGTGGCTCTTCCCCTCCGGCTCCGAACTGTTCAAGGTCGTACCCACCCCGGCCACCTTCGGGTACTTCGCTTCACTGGCCGACGCCTCGCTGGTGGACATCCGTTCGTACGGGGTCAAGGTGCCGGACACCGACCCGCTGCTGTTCATCACGGTGCTCGGGGTCGGCGGGGTCGCGGTGCTGGTCGATCTGGTGGCGGTCGGGCTGCGCCGGCCGGCGCTCGCCGGCCTGCCGATGCTGGCCATCTACTCGGTGCCGGTGGCGGTCTACGTCGACAGCGTTCCGCCCGTGCCGTTCGTCGTCGGCGCGGCCGGTTACCTGTGGCTCCTGGTCACCGACAACGTCGACCGGGTCCGCCGGTTCGGCCGACGGTTCACCGGCGACGGCCGGGGTGTCGACGTCTGGGAGTCCTCCCCACTGTCCGCTGCCGGCCGCCGGCTCGCGGCGGTAGGCGTCGTGCTGGCCGTCGTGGTGCCGCTGGCCCCGCTGCCGGGGATGAACGCCAGCCTGCTCGACACGCTCGGCTCCGGTACCGGTGCCGGCACCGACCGGCCGGGCCAGGGCAACTCGCCCGACCGGATCGACCTCTTCGCCACGCTGAGCGGTCAGCTCAACCAGAGCGAGGTCGCCGACCTGGTGAAGGTCACCACCGACGAGCCGAACCCGTTCTACCTGCGCTTCGGCGTCGCCGACAAACTGCGGCCCGACGGTTTCCGGGCGAGCAACCCCACCGGCCGTGCGGTACTGCCCGACCCGCCGGAACGGACCCGGCCGGGCGTCGAGCGCAACACCTACTCGGCCACCGTCGAGGTGACGAAGAACCTCGCGATGCCGTATCTCCCCGTGTACCGTGAGCCCCTGCGCGTCGAGGGCCTGAGCGGCAACTGGTACTACGACAAGAACCTCCAGGTGTTCTTCTCCAACCGGGAGTCCTCGCGGGACAGGCGCTACGCGTTCGAGTACGTCCGGACGGCGTACACCCCGGCGGCGCTGCGGCAGGCGCGGCCGCTGCCGCCCGACCACAGCCTGCGCCGGCAGACGGTCACCCCGCATGTGCCGGAGGTGGACGCGCTGGTCGAAACCCTCCTCCGGGGCAAGACCACCGAGTACGACAAGGTCCGCGCCGTCTACGACTACTTCTCCGCGGAGAACGGGTTCAGCTACGCCCTGAGCACCGAGGGCGGCACCAGCGGCGAGGACATCGTCAACTTCCTCACCAACAAGGCCGGCTTCTGCCAGCAGTACGCCGCCGCGATGGCGTGGCTGGTCCGCGCCGCCGACGTCCCGGCACGGGTGGCCTTCGGCTTCACCAACGGCGTCAACTCCGGTGGCGGCACGTACACCCTGACCAACCGCAACCTGCACGCCTGGACCGAGGTCTACTTCGACGGGTTCGGCTGGGTTCCCTTCGACGCCACCCCCGCCTACGGAGTTCAGGGTGCCGCCCGCTCGGCCTGGGCGCCGGACACCGATGCCCCGGAGGGGACCGCCCCGGGGCCGAGCACCGCCGGCGGCCCCGCCGGTCCGGAGTCCACGGCCGGTCCGGAGCGTCGTCTCGACGGGCAGGAGGACGTGTCCTCCGGGCTGTCGGCCACCCCCGGCACGCCGATCCGGTCGACGCCGATCTGGGTGTGGTGGGCCGCTGGCGTCCTGGCGCTGCTCGCGCTGCTCGCCGTCCCGGCGCTGCGGCGACTCGCCCTGCGCCGCCGGCGCAGCGGTGGGCGGGCACCGGCGCCGGTCACCGGCGCCGCCGCGGCGCCGGCCGGCGGGCGGCGGATGGTGGTTCTGGCCGACGCGGACCGTGCCCGCGTCGACGCGCACACCGCCTGGGACGAACTGCTCGACACGCTGGTGGACTTCCGGGTACGAATCGACCGGGCGGAGACGCCCCGGGCGACCGCCGACCGGCTGGCCCGGGAGACGCTCGCGGGCGACACCGCCGCGACGGCGGCGGTACGCCTACTCGGCCAGGCAGAGGAGCGGGCCCGCTACGCCCGGGACCCGCTCACCGGTGAGCCGTTGCCGCGCGCTCTCCGCCACGTCCGTGCCGCGCTCGCTACCCGGGCCGATCGACGGACCCGCCTGCTGGCGGCTACTCTCCCCCCGTCGGTGCTGCTGCGCTGGCGTGTTGCCACGACGGACCGGTCAGCCCGACTGGTGACGATGCACGGCCGACTCCGATACGCGGTCCTACGGTGGAATCCCCGACGGCTGCTCGCCAACCGCTTCGCCCGCTGA
- a CDS encoding DUF3040 domain-containing protein — MPLSEHEQRLFDQIERSLAEDPKFASAVRASDPRFHARRRLLVAAGVAVVGLALLVYGAVIKTPPLAVAGFVVMLAALGFGVQSHRRAQSPDLHVVGGTTTARRPRGRAGRRSSLLDRMEDRWRQRPEGHR; from the coding sequence GTGCCGCTCTCGGAGCACGAGCAGCGGCTGTTCGATCAGATCGAGCGGTCGCTTGCCGAGGACCCCAAATTCGCCTCGGCCGTGCGCGCCAGCGACCCGCGTTTCCACGCGCGGCGTCGCCTGCTCGTCGCTGCCGGCGTCGCCGTCGTCGGTTTGGCCCTACTGGTCTACGGCGCGGTGATCAAGACTCCGCCGCTGGCAGTGGCGGGATTCGTCGTCATGCTGGCCGCGCTGGGCTTCGGGGTGCAGTCGCACCGGCGGGCGCAGTCACCTGACCTGCACGTCGTGGGCGGGACGACGACGGCACGCCGTCCCCGCGGACGGGCCGGCCGGCGGTCGTCGCTCCTGGACCGGATGGAGGACCGCTGGCGGCAGCGCCCGGAGGGGCATCGCTGA